One Pangasianodon hypophthalmus isolate fPanHyp1 chromosome 7, fPanHyp1.pri, whole genome shotgun sequence genomic window, acaacaataataataataataacaataataataataataataataataataataataatgcaaaaacatAATAACAAGTCCAGCTCAAAGTAATAACCATACAATATGGGTaactgcacaatacacacaaattacacagaACAAGAGCAGCATCAAAATAAAAAGCTTGGAATTATTGTGCAAATCTCatcaaattaataatataaattatattcagAACATGATAACAAGTAGCATATGAATGTAGCAACATTTCACATATATAAGTAGCAAAATTAGTAGTCAGACTcatctacagaaataaacagaattaccCGTACAGTATGTAATTGTATAGAATTTTCTTGCACACGTACCTGCCTTGTTCCTGGAGAGTTTTCTATAGAAGCATTTACtattaatacagaaacacaccTATTAGTCTTTCTGATAGAACTAATGGTAACTgtacttattcatttataagtAATCTGATCACAAAAGCACTTACTTTTATCACAAATTCTTCTCCTCAGTATGAAataagtgagacagaaaatcagaagtgcACACAAACCCAAAGCCGTTCCCAAACCGAGCACTGTCGAATGTAGAGATCTAGTCATTTCTGATACTGTTATTTCACCACATTACATTTACTTCGGTACAAATGATTCTCTATATGCTTTATGAATTAAggatgattaattaattataaactaCATCTTACCTGTTTTctcttgtgtgttcatgttagtgctgtttccatgcagtgttggttcacacaccactgaatcATCACACAGAGCTGGTTTCGATGTTTCTGATGCAATAGTAACATGctcacatataaacatttatcatgattCACTAAAAGTCTGTAATTCAGTGTTGttgaagaaaacacagttaGCATTTCACTACTTCACTATTATTTGTATTCTAGGTTGAACATGCTAATggtaataaggaaaaatatcactacattaAAACAGGAGCTTAATCAATTTTAGTGGAAATcctacctttaatttttaaataagttccaTCTGCAAACACAAGGCTGAGTCTCGTCAGTGCACAGTAGTACATGGCTTCATCAGACTCAATGGTGTTTGAAATGGTCATATTGCAGCAGTTTGAAGATCTTTCTATTTTGAAACGAAACTTTTGGAATccactgtaaaatgtttcttgaccacttttatatacagtgaCTATAATCTGAGGTTGTTTTCTGTTTAGTTGCTTAAACCAGGAAATTATCCCGatttctttttcagaaacacaacactgcAGAGTAGCTGAGTCTCCGAtatccacactgagctctttatcAGGCTGATAAACTGGTGACTCTGTGAGGGATTGTGCAGTAACCCAGCGTCTATCAGGTTGGACTGGATCTAGAAAAGCAAATGgattaattaagtaaataatgtATTTCAGATATTATTATGCATAAAGAGTTATTAAAGATCACCTTAATGGAATAACATTAGAGTTCCTTCTACATACATAGAATAACAGGCttctcattaatttatttttcaaaatacacTAAAATG contains:
- the LOC128318620 gene encoding uncharacterized protein LOC128318620, producing MYPVQPDRRWVTAQSLTESPVYQPDKELSVDIGDSATLQCCVSEKEIGIISWFKQLNRKQPQIIVTVYKSGQETFYSGFQKFRFKIERSSNCCNMTISNTIESDEAMYYCALTRLSLVFADGTYLKIKGEHVTIASETSKPALCDDSVVCEPTLHGNSTNMNTQEKTVLGLGTALGLCALLIFCLTYFILRRRILNASIENSPGTRQVREYEAEMLNYAALKFSKQKAKVGKRKTGPSDECVYSDVNKTVRCNINDS